A region of uncultured Desulfobacter sp. DNA encodes the following proteins:
- a CDS encoding universal stress protein: MKLLVGYKSGTNQAENLLELAIKRAQLFNATVLIVTIMAEGMEKDQELINEAQAGLETAKTHFDKKKIPCETHLLIRGIDPGDDLVNFAKESQVDEIIIGVKNRTKVGKLLLGSTAQAVVLNAHCPVVTMK, from the coding sequence ATGAAACTTTTAGTGGGCTACAAAAGTGGCACAAACCAGGCGGAAAATCTTCTTGAACTTGCAATTAAAAGAGCTCAGCTTTTTAATGCAACGGTCTTGATCGTTACCATAATGGCCGAGGGTATGGAGAAGGATCAGGAGCTGATCAATGAGGCCCAAGCCGGTCTGGAAACGGCCAAAACCCATTTTGACAAAAAAAAGATTCCCTGCGAAACCCATTTACTGATTCGGGGCATTGATCCCGGGGATGATCTGGTTAATTTTGCCAAGGAATCCCAGGTGGACGAAATCATTATCGGAGTAAAAAACAGAACCAAGGTAGGAAAACTGCTTCTTGGTTCCACAGCCCAGGCTGTGGTTCTCAATGCCCACTGCCCGGTCGTCACCATGAAATAG
- a CDS encoding TIGR04211 family SH3 domain-containing protein, translated as MMKLFSRICAVVLIVLGTAALCHAQTAYVSDMLILTLRQGPGSNYPVITTLKSDTPLTIIDEKNGYCKVSLTSGDQGWVDKKFIVTDPPKSIIIDQLKKEKAALENKISELMESANKSQHDRSQTDNNQKAEIAANQAAMAQLEKENQTLTQNIETLKSQYAALRTASADIETIVKENKRLKTQNDSLNATLTQKKENEGLMFKTGMIKWFLAGVGVLLLGWLIGLSLSSRQGRSGSLLD; from the coding sequence ATGATGAAGCTATTTTCACGGATTTGTGCCGTTGTTCTAATTGTCCTGGGGACCGCTGCGTTGTGCCATGCACAGACCGCTTATGTCTCGGACATGCTCATCCTTACACTCAGGCAAGGTCCAGGCTCCAACTACCCTGTGATCACTACTCTCAAAAGCGATACCCCGCTAACCATAATCGACGAAAAGAACGGCTACTGTAAAGTATCGCTTACATCAGGGGACCAGGGCTGGGTGGATAAAAAATTTATTGTTACAGATCCACCCAAATCCATAATCATAGACCAGCTGAAAAAGGAGAAAGCCGCACTGGAAAACAAAATAAGTGAACTGATGGAATCTGCAAATAAAAGCCAGCACGACAGGTCCCAAACAGATAACAATCAAAAAGCGGAAATTGCAGCAAATCAGGCTGCCATGGCGCAGCTGGAAAAAGAAAACCAGACCCTGACCCAAAACATTGAAACCTTAAAATCCCAGTATGCAGCCCTTAGAACCGCCTCTGCGGATATAGAGACCATTGTAAAGGAAAATAAGCGCCTTAAAACCCAAAACGATTCTTTGAACGCCACTCTTACCCAGAAAAAAGAAAATGAGGGGCTCATGTTTAAAACCGGTATGATTAAATGGTTTCTGGCCGGTGTGGGTGTACTTCTCCTCGGCTGGTTGATTGGCCTAAGTCTGTCTTCCAGGCAGGGCAGATCTGGCTCTCTGCTGGATTAA
- a CDS encoding protein kinase, which produces MAKGDDETLFAIKFLKKIKPVAYARFQNEVHALVEYTGIKGIMPIVDYELPAELGEKIPWYVMPLCVSVEEHFVNSSSVEIVKAFISLLETLEKLHTKGFAHRDIKPANILIRKEQILFADFGLVDYPDKKDLTGKRESVGPKWTMAPEMKRNAVDADGKPADIYSLAKTLWILITKERLGFEGQYIPDEFIGINNKLTGIYSKPLDELLTACTQNDPNKRPTAQVFRNLLKQWLTLNLKFPEN; this is translated from the coding sequence TTGGCAAAAGGAGATGATGAAACTCTATTTGCTATTAAATTCTTAAAAAAAATAAAGCCTGTGGCATATGCACGTTTTCAAAATGAAGTACACGCTCTGGTGGAATATACTGGTATTAAAGGAATAATGCCGATTGTTGACTACGAATTGCCTGCTGAACTTGGTGAAAAAATCCCTTGGTACGTAATGCCACTGTGTGTATCCGTCGAAGAGCACTTTGTAAATTCAAGTTCAGTCGAGATTGTTAAGGCTTTTATATCTCTTTTAGAAACTTTAGAAAAATTACATACAAAAGGTTTTGCTCACCGAGATATAAAACCTGCAAATATACTTATTAGAAAAGAACAAATTCTATTTGCCGACTTTGGTCTAGTTGATTACCCAGATAAAAAAGACTTAACTGGAAAAAGAGAGTCTGTAGGTCCCAAATGGACGATGGCTCCAGAAATGAAACGAAATGCAGTAGATGCAGATGGTAAACCAGCTGATATTTATTCTCTTGCGAAAACATTATGGATTTTAATAACAAAAGAAAGATTGGGGTTTGAAGGACAGTATATCCCAGATGAGTTTATCGGTATCAACAATAAATTAACAGGAATATATTCTAAACCACTTGATGAATTGTTGACTGCTTGCACTCAAAATGATCCAAATAAAAGGCCAACTGCTCAAGTCTTCAGAAATTTATTAAAGCAATGGTTAACTCTAAATCTGAAGTTTCCTGAAAATTAA
- a CDS encoding transposase, whose translation MFILRDLLLPLQAVFSNTAQGQKRKAWFVYTLLAVVVPFTSSITSNLLRALQTLFGLTLKSQRFYAFMASPTLPWKKLWHAMWGMIPSPAEEERLMLALDDSMNPKSGKKIFGCAHFYDHAAKVNQSSYPWSQCILVVGLLKKIKSRWACLPLDFRFYMMKKDIDAESATATRRGQVLPFEDKMAQAATMITDIQNYFKQPVLIVTDSWFGNNGLWSRLDRETDGAFHLLSRMRTNITLYQQFSVKGCEH comes from the coding sequence ATGTTTATATTACGTGATTTGCTATTACCTCTGCAAGCGGTATTTTCTAATACTGCCCAAGGACAGAAACGTAAAGCCTGGTTTGTATACACGCTATTGGCTGTGGTGGTTCCATTTACATCCTCAATCACCTCCAACCTGTTACGTGCCTTGCAAACGCTATTTGGTTTAACGCTGAAAAGTCAGCGCTTTTATGCCTTCATGGCGAGCCCTACATTGCCATGGAAAAAGCTATGGCATGCCATGTGGGGAATGATTCCTTCACCGGCTGAAGAAGAACGACTGATGTTAGCTCTGGACGATTCGATGAACCCAAAGAGTGGGAAAAAAATTTTTGGTTGCGCACATTTTTACGACCATGCCGCAAAGGTCAACCAAAGTTCGTATCCATGGTCACAGTGTATTCTGGTAGTAGGGTTATTGAAAAAAATAAAATCCCGATGGGCCTGCCTGCCTCTTGATTTTCGGTTTTATATGATGAAAAAGGATATTGATGCCGAATCGGCTACTGCCACACGAAGAGGACAGGTTCTTCCCTTTGAAGACAAAATGGCACAAGCGGCCACAATGATAACGGACATTCAAAATTATTTTAAGCAGCCGGTGTTGATTGTGACAGATAGCTGGTTTGGCAACAATGGCCTCTGGTCCAGGTTGGATCGTGAAACTGACGGCGCTTTCCATCTGCTTTCGCGTATGCGAACAAATATTACATTATATCAGCAATTCTCAGTGAAGGGATGTGAGCATTAG
- the bamA gene encoding outer membrane protein assembly factor BamA has protein sequence MRFFISVVFAACFLFGDILPVFAADTGKVTDINIKIHCPSEKQEQWQSVAANLIPLKIGDDYAIQAIDSAVKALTESQLFESIHVPDPEKTEQGVVLFFELTPFCRIKNIRIKNAFPIFEHEVLNVMTIKVGSTYQEKKIAGQAQRVENLFSRQGFFKPKVHLSSEKQGNYYVIDVNIDKGPFHNIRKVKFEGNDNTSSARLKLAASTWRTSLLKWHGNRFTDKEMKDDIKKVTKLYRKKGYADVQVTAETFPVEGSDAVDVVFTIDEGPLYEIDFQGNDEFFKWTLKKDLLLKEEGNKNNFALKKSLRNIRERYEAEGFPDVKVKDEKPNENADPKTDKTDNEKDNEKDLQDGTPSSGVRQINIVIDEGLKYKVSELEISGAQTLTLKELEKSILTRKNGAFSQTELDDDLKAVTALYFSKGFTKTKVTKSVKVSEAPDKKEKQVAVKIIIKEGPRTKVDQVNIQGLSAVSLDDAFHVMAMKKGDWYDSNLVEDDTQALKQLLSEKGYPYVQVNADSKLSKDRTRIGITYQVNQGPKVVVGKIFYAGNLRLKQIELEEEMEISPGDPFSMLKIVASRRNIQDLNAVDTVRIRTVGLKSKHDAVDLIVEISEKKPYYVELAGGYDTSRHLYLETGVGDKNFLGHNLNAEAGLELSQVGYGMDVSLTEPRFVSSRFISTTKAYTEKSEEFNKDYGINTYGLSQTFLHNFCNKKISLSLGGGYEYRDQYLKVDRTLEDDEKDDYGVRNIGQINTGLIWRTTDSLVHPRKGVFTSTTFDVFKGIDSNLDDFYKCGLELRYYLPVIKDLVLAMRGRYGYMKPYGGNSHISDDQLYFLGGASTVRGFDENMLQYDEDNKAVGGRSMMLGSVEARYDLGANYEFDLFFDTGALTDTGEPVSESFRSSVGIGLRRQTPVGPISFLYGWKLDPRKDESKGCFHFSLGYTF, from the coding sequence ATGCGATTTTTTATTTCTGTTGTTTTTGCGGCCTGTTTCCTTTTCGGGGATATTTTGCCTGTATTTGCAGCAGATACCGGCAAGGTGACTGATATCAATATCAAGATTCATTGTCCGTCGGAAAAACAGGAACAATGGCAGTCCGTTGCAGCAAACCTGATCCCTTTAAAAATAGGGGATGATTACGCCATCCAGGCCATTGATTCGGCGGTCAAGGCGTTGACAGAATCCCAGCTTTTTGAATCCATCCATGTGCCGGACCCTGAAAAAACAGAGCAGGGCGTGGTGCTCTTTTTTGAGCTGACCCCGTTTTGCAGGATAAAGAATATTCGCATTAAAAACGCGTTTCCCATATTTGAACATGAAGTTCTGAACGTCATGACCATCAAGGTAGGGAGTACTTATCAGGAAAAGAAAATAGCTGGCCAGGCCCAGAGGGTTGAAAACCTTTTTAGTCGCCAGGGTTTTTTCAAGCCAAAGGTTCATCTATCTTCCGAGAAACAGGGTAATTACTACGTTATTGACGTGAATATTGACAAAGGCCCCTTTCACAATATCCGCAAGGTTAAGTTCGAAGGAAACGACAACACGAGCTCGGCCCGTCTAAAATTGGCTGCCTCGACCTGGCGGACGTCCCTTTTGAAGTGGCATGGAAATCGGTTTACAGACAAAGAGATGAAGGATGACATAAAAAAAGTCACAAAACTTTACAGAAAAAAAGGGTATGCAGATGTTCAGGTGACGGCAGAAACGTTTCCGGTTGAAGGCAGTGATGCCGTGGATGTCGTTTTTACAATAGATGAAGGACCGCTGTACGAGATTGATTTTCAGGGCAATGATGAATTTTTTAAATGGACTTTAAAGAAAGATCTTTTACTCAAAGAAGAGGGGAATAAAAATAACTTTGCCCTGAAAAAAAGCCTTCGCAATATCAGGGAGCGGTATGAGGCTGAAGGTTTTCCCGATGTAAAAGTCAAAGATGAAAAACCCAATGAGAATGCAGACCCAAAGACAGATAAAACAGACAATGAAAAAGACAATGAAAAAGATCTCCAGGATGGCACCCCAAGCTCTGGTGTGCGGCAGATCAACATCGTCATAGACGAAGGGTTGAAATACAAGGTGTCTGAGCTTGAAATCAGCGGTGCACAGACTTTGACCTTAAAGGAGCTTGAAAAAAGTATTTTGACCCGGAAAAATGGCGCTTTCAGCCAGACAGAACTGGACGATGACCTCAAGGCTGTGACGGCATTATATTTCAGTAAAGGATTTACAAAAACAAAGGTCACTAAGTCGGTTAAGGTCAGTGAGGCACCGGACAAGAAAGAAAAACAGGTTGCCGTTAAGATCATTATAAAGGAAGGCCCGCGAACAAAGGTTGATCAGGTGAATATCCAGGGACTTTCCGCCGTCTCTTTGGATGACGCTTTTCATGTCATGGCCATGAAAAAAGGGGACTGGTATGACAGTAATCTGGTTGAGGATGATACCCAGGCACTGAAGCAGCTATTATCTGAAAAGGGATATCCCTATGTCCAGGTGAACGCGGATTCCAAGCTCTCAAAGGATAGAACCCGGATCGGGATCACCTATCAGGTGAATCAGGGACCCAAGGTGGTGGTGGGCAAAATTTTTTATGCAGGGAACCTGCGGCTGAAGCAGATAGAGCTGGAAGAGGAGATGGAGATCTCTCCGGGGGACCCGTTTTCCATGCTCAAGATTGTGGCATCCCGCAGAAACATCCAGGATCTTAATGCCGTGGATACCGTCAGGATCAGAACCGTAGGCCTTAAAAGCAAACACGATGCGGTTGACCTGATTGTGGAGATATCCGAGAAAAAACCCTATTATGTGGAACTTGCCGGCGGGTATGACACCTCCCGGCACCTGTACCTGGAAACAGGTGTGGGTGATAAAAATTTTCTGGGTCACAACCTGAATGCCGAGGCTGGTTTGGAGCTGAGCCAGGTGGGGTACGGTATGGATGTCTCCTTAACTGAACCAAGGTTTGTTTCCAGCCGTTTCATCTCTACAACCAAGGCGTATACAGAGAAAAGCGAGGAGTTCAACAAAGACTACGGCATCAATACATATGGCCTGTCCCAGACTTTTCTGCACAACTTCTGCAATAAGAAAATCAGCCTGTCTTTAGGCGGTGGTTATGAATACCGGGACCAGTATCTAAAAGTGGATCGCACCCTTGAAGATGATGAGAAGGACGACTATGGGGTTCGCAATATCGGCCAGATCAATACCGGTCTTATCTGGCGCACCACGGATTCCCTTGTTCACCCCCGCAAAGGGGTGTTTACATCCACAACCTTTGATGTGTTCAAAGGCATTGATTCCAACCTGGATGATTTCTATAAATGCGGCTTGGAACTGAGGTATTATCTGCCGGTCATCAAGGATCTGGTTTTGGCCATGCGCGGACGCTACGGATACATGAAGCCTTACGGGGGAAACTCACATATTTCCGATGACCAGCTCTATTTTCTGGGCGGCGCGTCAACTGTCAGAGGGTTTGATGAAAATATGCTGCAGTATGATGAGGACAATAAAGCTGTGGGCGGCCGGTCCATGATGCTGGGCTCTGTGGAGGCCCGATATGATCTGGGCGCAAACTATGAGTTTGACCTTTTTTTTGATACCGGTGCCCTCACCGATACCGGTGAGCCGGTTTCGGAATCATTCCGAAGCAGTGTGGGCATTGGTCTGCGCCGCCAGACACCGGTGGGGCCCATCAGTTTTCTGTACGGCTGGAAACTGGATCCACGGAAGGATGAAAGTAAAGGATGTTTTCATTTTTCCCTGGGCTACACCTTTTAA
- a CDS encoding translocation/assembly module TamB domain-containing protein gives MKRRWFRFVFFTFLTGFFLVAGLVAACCIFVETRPVQAFIQRQVNKTIPGTLSWEQFSLSLRKGTVQISGIHLKGVSGKKLAGISLVEATVNWSALTRHRIELAQVLIDRPVLDIGMSEQGNIDILSALVSDTGSSSDAPDSKPAQSPGLDFQVREFKINEARVKVTAPQFNTDIRQLSVEVSDFKLADLCASAKVALAGGHLGVGDMDFDLETFNVQARIDKDKISNIDINARMPGIKLNATGSVTDLLGTVVPDLSLILDVEAPLATKSLGLSGDLVRGNGRVHMTVKGDVDNPLAQIQCEFGPGHINNMAVTGIKFHAGLKDRHLTLTNSRVDLPAGTIPLGGNVDLSKTFPKGFTKTMAGLDSLAYDFSADTNNLSLTALELGENIPQGNISARVLVQGRGVMPGQMSAHADLDVTAHDLILPQMLEPARVQFTAGAELKQEHLTLTSLTIDGPGMTGTGTFRLDMPGFNPKTMTTTGNLDIDVADLSVPFSLVGRKAEGRAGVHARVQGALTLPDLTLDINGDNLASGGFKVDQALFKARMDKGVVQVQELTLKRNQGILSAAGTLALGGENGGEKSRDHALDLTVDINQLRLDELAPDLGARGIFSGKVTGSGALEKPDIRLVLSGQNPGFQTYSLGSIQAQLKFADNILTFEQAHIQKNNAHLDITGQVDTGRQTMDVRAVIPETELKGIDQAADAFLASGKLCLDVSVRGALTAPDISGCIKAIDLRLPNAPDMAADADVSMEVHGSLENPEALQASVRINRLALAKQEQALVRIVNAEARLKDGRFNLDSVPIQIMDAEQLMLRANGDINGDLEADVSGTLPVAMLVPLADGINSAQGDILISLSARGKTTSPDLCGSIEFSDMALDLQALEEPLQKIKGRIVLTPRAVEILDVTANLGDGKIKLSGTGELKNGVPDNFMIDFHAIQVPVNIPATLDMELSSQLTWAGTLEKSNLTGQIDIFEGTYYKDVDLSLLSIAAQTTKKSRPRIREPGPEFLKTIGLNIYVTRREAIAVDNNLATMSISPNLSVRGTAYAPSLDGRAVVDEGTITFQKATFEITEGAIDFINPYKIEPEITVTSETTISSYTITLSVTGTPDDLDLKFSSEPAVSDADILSLIAFGKTTGEMGSGDSEGDTVSAATIAKLLADPLSEKIKETTGLSEVSFSMEDEENGTTGVHVSLGADLSRQFSVSYGMDISDGETVQTVTTYYKLLEHLLLSGFQDTGGKFGGELKYRLEFR, from the coding sequence TTGAAAAGACGCTGGTTCCGGTTTGTTTTTTTTACATTTCTAACTGGTTTTTTCCTTGTGGCCGGACTGGTTGCCGCATGTTGTATTTTCGTCGAAACCAGGCCTGTCCAAGCTTTTATCCAAAGGCAGGTCAATAAAACGATTCCCGGAACTTTATCATGGGAACAGTTCAGCTTAAGTCTTAGAAAGGGAACTGTTCAGATTTCCGGAATTCATCTTAAAGGTGTTTCCGGCAAAAAATTGGCCGGAATTTCTCTGGTGGAGGCCACGGTGAACTGGTCTGCTTTGACCCGGCACAGGATTGAACTGGCCCAAGTCCTCATTGACAGGCCTGTATTGGATATTGGCATGTCGGAACAAGGTAATATTGACATTTTGTCTGCACTGGTTTCTGATACCGGATCATCGTCAGACGCCCCTGATTCCAAACCTGCCCAATCCCCGGGATTGGATTTCCAGGTCCGTGAATTCAAAATAAATGAGGCCCGGGTGAAAGTGACAGCCCCGCAATTTAATACTGACATACGGCAGTTGTCCGTTGAAGTGAGCGATTTTAAGCTTGCCGATCTTTGTGCCTCGGCTAAAGTTGCCCTGGCCGGAGGGCACCTGGGCGTCGGGGATATGGATTTTGACCTTGAAACCTTTAATGTCCAGGCCCGCATTGACAAGGACAAAATTTCTAATATTGATATTAATGCCAGAATGCCGGGCATTAAATTGAATGCCACAGGATCTGTCACAGATCTTTTGGGGACCGTGGTGCCGGATTTAAGTCTTATCCTTGATGTTGAAGCGCCCTTGGCCACAAAGTCCCTGGGGCTGTCCGGGGATCTGGTCCGGGGTAACGGCCGGGTTCATATGACTGTCAAAGGCGATGTTGATAATCCCCTGGCTCAGATCCAGTGTGAATTTGGACCGGGCCATATCAATAACATGGCAGTCACCGGCATAAAATTTCACGCAGGGCTTAAGGACCGGCATCTGACCCTTACAAATAGCCGGGTGGATCTGCCGGCCGGAACCATCCCTTTGGGCGGGAATGTGGACCTGTCAAAAACTTTTCCCAAGGGGTTCACCAAAACCATGGCCGGTCTTGATTCCCTGGCATATGACTTTTCTGCCGATACGAACAATTTATCCCTGACCGCCCTTGAACTGGGGGAAAATATTCCCCAGGGTAACATTTCTGCCCGCGTTCTGGTCCAGGGCCGGGGGGTGATGCCCGGACAGATGTCTGCCCATGCAGACCTGGATGTTACGGCCCATGATCTGATTCTTCCCCAGATGCTGGAACCGGCAAGGGTGCAGTTCACTGCCGGGGCGGAACTGAAACAAGAGCATCTGACGCTTACCAGCCTGACCATTGACGGTCCCGGCATGACGGGAACAGGCACTTTCCGGCTGGATATGCCGGGATTCAATCCCAAGACCATGACGACCACAGGAAATCTGGATATTGATGTGGCGGACTTGTCGGTTCCCTTCAGCCTTGTGGGCCGGAAGGCTGAAGGTCGTGCCGGTGTGCATGCCCGGGTCCAGGGTGCGTTGACCTTACCGGATCTGACCCTGGATATCAATGGAGACAATCTTGCTTCCGGCGGGTTCAAGGTCGATCAGGCGCTTTTCAAAGCCCGTATGGACAAGGGCGTGGTTCAGGTCCAGGAACTGACCCTCAAACGAAACCAGGGAATACTCAGCGCCGCAGGAACCCTGGCCCTGGGCGGGGAAAATGGAGGGGAAAAGAGCCGGGATCATGCCCTGGACCTGACTGTGGATATTAATCAGCTTCGGCTGGACGAACTGGCTCCCGATCTTGGGGCCCGGGGGATTTTTTCCGGTAAAGTCACCGGATCAGGGGCCCTGGAAAAGCCTGATATCCGCCTTGTCCTTTCGGGACAGAATCCCGGATTTCAGACATATTCACTTGGCAGCATCCAGGCCCAGCTAAAGTTTGCCGACAATATTCTGACCTTTGAACAGGCACACATCCAAAAAAATAACGCGCACCTGGACATTACCGGACAGGTGGATACAGGGAGGCAAACCATGGATGTGCGGGCCGTGATCCCGGAAACCGAACTTAAAGGTATTGATCAGGCTGCTGATGCATTCCTTGCTTCGGGTAAGCTGTGCCTGGATGTTTCGGTCCGGGGCGCTTTGACAGCCCCGGATATTTCAGGGTGCATTAAGGCGATTGATCTGCGCCTTCCCAATGCCCCGGACATGGCTGCCGATGCAGATGTTTCCATGGAGGTACACGGGTCTTTGGAGAACCCTGAAGCGCTGCAGGCATCTGTTCGTATTAACCGGCTGGCCCTGGCCAAGCAGGAACAGGCATTGGTTCGCATCGTTAATGCCGAAGCCCGGCTCAAAGATGGACGGTTCAACCTTGATTCTGTGCCGATTCAGATTATGGATGCAGAGCAGCTTATGCTGCGTGCAAACGGCGATATTAATGGTGATCTGGAGGCTGATGTATCCGGCACTCTTCCTGTGGCCATGCTGGTTCCCCTGGCCGACGGGATAAATTCCGCCCAAGGGGATATTCTGATCTCGCTGAGTGCCAGGGGCAAAACAACGTCTCCTGATTTGTGCGGAAGTATTGAATTTTCAGACATGGCCCTGGACCTTCAGGCCCTGGAAGAGCCTTTGCAAAAAATTAAAGGCCGCATTGTTTTGACCCCCCGGGCAGTTGAAATCCTGGATGTCACGGCCAACCTTGGCGATGGTAAAATAAAGCTGTCCGGCACGGGAGAACTGAAAAACGGTGTGCCGGATAATTTTATGATAGACTTTCACGCAATCCAGGTCCCTGTGAATATCCCCGCAACCCTGGATATGGAGTTGAGCAGTCAACTGACCTGGGCCGGCACCCTGGAAAAATCAAACCTGACAGGCCAAATAGACATCTTTGAAGGCACCTATTACAAGGATGTGGATTTAAGTCTTTTGAGCATAGCAGCCCAGACAACCAAAAAATCCCGGCCCCGGATTCGGGAACCCGGGCCTGAATTTTTAAAAACCATTGGATTGAATATCTATGTCACCCGCAGGGAAGCCATTGCCGTGGACAATAATCTTGCCACCATGTCCATCAGCCCCAATCTCAGCGTCAGGGGCACCGCCTATGCGCCGTCTCTAGACGGCAGGGCCGTGGTGGATGAGGGGACCATCACTTTTCAAAAGGCAACATTTGAAATCACCGAAGGGGCTATTGATTTTATCAACCCCTATAAAATAGAACCCGAAATCACGGTGACCAGCGAAACCACCATATCCTCATATACCATCACTCTGTCTGTCACCGGCACTCCGGATGATCTGGATCTTAAATTTTCTTCGGAGCCTGCGGTTTCGGATGCAGATATCCTTTCCCTGATTGCATTTGGAAAAACCACCGGTGAAATGGGTTCCGGGGACAGTGAGGGGGACACGGTGTCGGCAGCGACCATCGCCAAGCTGCTGGCAGATCCTTTAAGTGAAAAAATTAAGGAGACCACAGGCTTAAGTGAGGTCAGCTTCAGCATGGAGGATGAAGAGAACGGTACAACAGGTGTGCACGTGAGTTTAGGCGCAGATCTTTCCCGCCAATTCAGCGTCTCCTACGGTATGGATATCAGTGACGGAGAGACCGTGCAGACAGTGACGACCTATTACAAGCTTCTGGAACATCTGCTGTTGAGCGGTTTCCAGGACACAGGCGGCAAGTTTGGCGGTGAGCTTAAATACAGGCTGGAGTTCAGATGA
- a CDS encoding transposase: MQAYSQTVMLKTMKCRVRVVWVYRKTRYVALMTTDMELSVEQIIEYYGARWKIESGFKEIKQDIGSSKSQVRNSESVLNHLNFCMMATTLTWIYADRLENAPDRRHKIRGRAGFAFSDVRRIIAEAALSSDFYSVCPVPGQNPQKSLVRTLLHMVA, translated from the coding sequence GTGCAGGCATATTCACAAACCGTTATGCTGAAAACGATGAAATGCCGCGTACGAGTTGTCTGGGTTTATCGAAAAACACGGTATGTCGCCCTCATGACCACAGATATGGAGCTTTCGGTTGAGCAAATTATAGAATATTATGGTGCACGGTGGAAAATTGAATCCGGGTTTAAAGAAATCAAACAGGATATTGGCAGTTCAAAATCACAAGTTCGAAATTCGGAATCCGTATTAAATCATCTTAATTTCTGCATGATGGCCACCACGCTGACATGGATCTATGCCGACCGATTGGAAAACGCACCAGATCGAAGACATAAAATTCGGGGGCGAGCCGGATTTGCATTTTCTGATGTGCGCAGGATAATTGCGGAGGCGGCATTGAGTTCTGATTTTTATAGTGTTTGCCCTGTACCGGGGCAAAACCCACAAAAATCTTTGGTCAGGACCTTGCTGCACATGGTCGCATAG